In the Pocillopora verrucosa isolate sample1 chromosome 4, ASM3666991v2, whole genome shotgun sequence genome, TTGAAAAAACTTCAATGAAAGCTGACGCGCGTAGAAGACCGGCCCGCAACCGCACGGTTCTTTGGCATCCTAATAAGAGAACTGATAGTCTGGATGCgaacataaaataaaacaaacgaGAAAGGAAGTCGTGGTTTTTGATGAATTGTGAGTTTCCTGTCCATGCTCGAAGAAATAGAGGAACAGCTCTCATTGTAGCatagttttctttgttgttgtccACTGTACACGGTCTGTTAGTCGTGACTTCGATCGAGCCAAACATTTTTCGTCCGGTCGGCTTCCGCTCAGTCAGTATGAAGTACTACGTAATCTGCATTGCAGTTACCGAGTACAGAATCACGAAATCTCATATTCTATCATTTCGACTATTATAATCTGTGAAAAAGACATTCTTACCTTTGTTAGACCACTATAACCGGTGTGTTTCTGCTTCAAAATCCCTTCAAGGTACGTTTGAGAGGTTGGAGATGCTGACATTGTAGTTGTTGGTGGTTGCAGCGTGGTTACCTGGGAAACTGTAGAATAACCACCACGAGCAGTGGGTCCATTGTAGTTGAGAACTGTGCCAACATTGCTTGAGAAGGTAGTTGCATTGGTGCTAGCAATACCCAATCTTAATACAGCGGTAGCTGAGTAGCTAATTCTGTTGCAGGCAGGTAGCCTCGGCCTAAATGCTGTGCTGAGTTGGTATGGGAATTTTGAGCACTTAAGTGGTTCGGCTGGGATCGAGTGAATCTTTCGTGAGTTATAACAAGCAAACTGTGTCCCAAACAAAACCCGGAACAAACCTTGTATCCAGGCCTACAACTTCTCACACAAACCACCAAGGGATTCCAAAACAACAACCCATCACATCTTGTAATGTATACGAAACAGGTGCAGTTAGTGGCTCATCAGCAAGTAAAAGCTCGACAaacacaaataaagaaaaaaggaaaaaggcctGCATGATCATGTGATGTAAAAGTGCATTCACTGAGCCTTTTAAGGGTCGAACTCCTTTATTCCTCGTTTTCATGCATTACTGACTTTACAAATGTTTACAGAAAAGAAACGCCTAGCTCTAAAATCTTTTGCCTAATTTTATTACCGTGCAGCCAGCTCTGTTTTCCATCAGGAAACAGTCCTGGTTGCTCTATCTACTCGATACAGCACCGCAGATGGAAGTCTGTTACGACTAAACGCCTCTACGAAGAAACGCTGCACTCAATCGCAGGAATGCGGTGTTTATTGGAAGATTAAGCGGCGGAACAAGTACGGCACAACGCAGTAATCCTTACCGGCCATACACAGTTTGTGGACACATAACTTGCAAGAGAATTTCGATTCCATCTCAGCAAAAAAAAGCGAAAGGTTAAAAATTTGTAGGCCAGTCCTGACCATGGTGTTAAATCCATTAAATGAGGTAGAAATGAATTTTTAGCGTGAGACCGTTGTAAATTAACAACGAAAGTTTGTTTTAGGacgaacaaaaaaataactgcAAGAGAATCTTCTATTTCTTCCTCTACTCAGAATATGTTTAATTTTGCTGAAATTTGTGGACTTTTTATaacaaaaatgatgattttGTTACGTCTTAAAACAACACCATCTAATTTGGGTGGATGTGATATTTGCTCgacaattgtctttttttttgctgttattcgtttcaacttttgaatctttttcagATTATAACTCATGCGTAAATGAATAAAACCTTAATCGTTTAAAACATACGGAAGATGATTTAGCGCGTGTAGTAGGTTTTTTATTTCTGCTGGCCAAAGGATAAATGTTCGGCATTGGCCTCAAGGAAGGGGGAAAAGATGCTTCGAGATATGCCTAATTTCTTTAAGTCTAACTCCTAAGAACTGCAGGGTTCAACTGATCTAAGAAGAAAAAGACTTCTGCGTGCTAATTGCCGACTCGATTTGGATTCCAGCGCATAAGCCATGGGAAACTTTGTGAGCGTAAAAAGCTGACATTTACTTCGTAGGGAAATTATGGTCAAACCATTAACACACATTCAGACATCGGTATACCAAACCTTCAACGCACCACTTATTGTTattacacaataaaaaaaaaattgaaatacatATTTTGACAGGCCTCCATCACCCTTAGTGGTTTTCAGAGGGGTCcactgaagaaaagaaaaactaaatgtTTATAAAACTTCAATAAAATTATAACAAGACTAGGCCTCAGACGTTATTACCTTTTCCATCATTAACTCTCGTTGAAAGTTTAGACCATAACGTATGACCTCCTTCCGGCAAACTTcgaataaaatgcaaattatggATTTCTTTTGGAGCTTACAACTTTAAAGCGCGGCAATACAGCAAAAGattttccccaattttcaaaccttacattAACTACGATGAAAGcgtttgtttaaaattgaagtCAAGATGAAAACGGGTATTACAGAAGATGAAACATAAAAATGACACATTTCAAGTAGCAAACAGCGAGTTGTTCGTAAATATTTTTCCTGCGCGTTGCAAAAATagtgaaggataataaacacaatagcccccGTTTTGGCCCCAAAATGTGCTCCTATATTTGTCTTTGGACATCATCTGTTCCTCAAAATGAGCTTACAGTTGTCCAGATCTCTCTGGAACTGATCAGATTATCAAAAGCAACAGATTTTTGAAAGCACCTTTAAGAAACATTTGGTCAAGAGATTTGTAAACATCAATTCAAGAGGTGAACACTTTACTATTACAAGAACACTTTAAGGTACCTTTTGAGCTGAATTTTTGCTAACTGgctattttaaaatatttttactttttcaaatacTTGACTTCTCATGATGATATTTCTCATGATGATATTTTTCATACTGAATAATCAATTATAAATTACTctgtttttctctctctttttggCTCACAATGTAAACTACTAAGTCCACAAGTAATTTTGGCAgctatttaattatttatttataaatttaaagaaagcgagaaaacttttgagtctgtaaaacatgtttcgacagaaacttctgtcatcttcagttaattactgtgcaaagcgttgaaagttgaattatatagtaagtagaacaatgctaattaagaTGAAAAGTGACAACAAGAAGACAGGTAAggcatgaaagtgtgagaattaaaaagacagttttagatttacatggtgtagTTGTTgatacaccatgtaaatctaaaactatgttttacagactcaaaagttttctcactttctttaaattctttactTGCCTGCTAATATCAAGACCCTTTATTTATAGATGCGCTTGTGACCGACTTTCTACCGTAGTTTGATGCATCTGACTTTGATGCCTAAAACTATTTCAAATGATATTTAATTAAATACGAAGGATAGCACTGTTCGTTATCAAAAATTACAAAGATCTTCGGTGAATTTTCGTCGTTAACGCAAGAATCGTACAAATCACCTGCCAGATTCCTCGGATCCTTCAATGGTGGTCGACGAAATTCTTCCTCTCCACGAATAAATTCTCCAGTCAACACTTTTACCAGAAACATGTATCTCGTTTTGTAACCCTTAGTTTTGCTGAAGTCATTGCTGTAAGATGCGTCCACAGCGAAATAGCTTCCTTGCCCATACCTTGTCCCGTTTTTCCCATACACTCTGTGGTCAAAGTTGCGTGTGCAGATGGCATCAATAACATCTGGTGTTGTACCATGGAACAGCCACCTTTCACGCATAGGTTTACGTTGCTCTCTCATTTCTTGGCACTTTCTGGATGaagaagtgaaaagaaaaaaagcttagcTAATTACAGTCTACGTTCGAAAACAACACTTTTTTGGCCCgcactgattaaattttatccAAGCGGCGGAAATAACCCGTAAGACTAACTTTATGAGTTAGTTCATGCCCACatcttaaagggcatgtaaacccaaaaatacatgtttttcttatactatgtaaaaagtggcgtagaaaacgaatttgaaattggttttgtccaattcgacttattttaggagaaaatcggcattttcaactgaaattccatttccgataaaaacaatagcgagaagtcgtgacgtaagcggtggaaccaaaatattgcgcaacacatattccccagTATAACTGGTGTGGGAGTTCGTGTAAGTAGCGGTAGTTCAGAAGATGTTTTTTAagaagatagcgactcgaatgccttaagTTTAGTACATGACAGCGctggggataatccagaatcttcaggagagtctgggccacgtccttaacaatatgagccgcgtagggttcaccgaagcgatccgcacgaagacagtacagaacatgtagacagcgatgcgaccgtctcggaaactcagactggtatttaatttactctgtgatttatttgtatttaacatgaaaatgcaataaagcgagggtacaatctaaaggaatgcaacataattttttttaacttgagcttctgaaattgttttatataaaattatcaaaggtgcgagtgtggaacttgtcaaccaatgccgacaactcatgaaagtgtttgttgtaagGAAATCGagcaattgtggcaaaatggcctgaaacccagataagttgtatcactgagcatccaggttttcagtcaatttgcctcgatttctgggtgctggagacggccaagtacgcgtacaggcagcagcaaagcacagataatcacaccggaaacgactaagctaaatattttctgtttcatctgttttgctacattttgagatcgatttacttgagttgtttctgccattaatttaataatacagtactagagctagttgtttttcgcttctttcctggcaggaaatttcgctaaattgcctacagatagcttgttcgttggtgttgggGATATCTCGGCAAACACTTTAGGGTCGCTGTGCtatcttgtgcggtaaacaatatccttcatctcagaagcatttccatcgataaacaagttgtatcatgtacatttccttgtgtggccttcataattatccaaccctgtttgtgtttgcttcgatttgaaatattgaaaagatggttttgcaagctgaaatcaggatattttaagttgtactcaaaatgatgaatattgtcctactgacctttgaatgtattttcaccGCTGTGAAAaccgtgacacaaattcttctgctgtttctctgcagggtttctcaaaggaagcaccaaGCGGGGCTCGCttggattttcttatagaacataagggttgattatgggatcctgtatAGAATTCTTTGTATCGAACcgacaaaattccagatcacgttattacacactggtatcaacgaattctctttctttgatacgtgtttcgaattcaggcaaaggttcagacatgtcagtgtcttttacgggctcagcgctggctcccaaacaactggcttccccataatatttcattagatgagaaaaaagatgtttttagagaaccaataaagctattgttgtttaattaacgaaacgttttcgtgtaaatcgattttgtactttctctgttgacctctaacttttgaagagctcaacttctttctcagttcggtcggccacttccgaatcctcgtcgtctgccgactgtatgggtcgtttttatacttccgaataatttgcttctggtgaggcctgaatcgtcggtacatcaccaggaagaaaaatgactgctacaaacaacagaacgttcgaacggctcgaagaaatcggctattttcacttgaacaaatttcacaaattgtcgcttcaaatttgcgtcatttgggaatatttgcattgtatgcccagttttgtttgaatcagtataaaactggacgacacaacgcttcaccattacgaaaaaatcgaatatattgaagcaaactgtaagtaaaaaaatcatgaggagaccagcaaacaacggctgtagaaaagactccttcgtgcctcacgcgattataaaacgagactttggagggtccacccgtgacgtcacaggaaagatggcgccattcaagatggcgaatgtttcgaatttggaagagcttttacaaagtgaaaatggacttttgagaataaacgaatggtaccgttggtgtacttgatatatttactaaacatctatgtgaaaagaaaatgaacgttttttgggtttacatgccctttaagcTCCTCTTTTACACTACGCAGAATTAATCACGAACAGGTTGCGGTGTACATATTATTTTTCACTCCCATTAGCCCTTCCTCAGCAATTACCTTTCGTATTTCTGTAATAAATGaccatttgttattttttccacCATCACTATAGAGGCCTGGCGTCTCGGCATCGTTTTGTGAAAGCGCTCACTCACAGTTCGGTATTCTTCGGTGTCCTTTTTCAGGTTAGTTCTTTCAACGGCTATTACCTGACCTTTCGGATTGCTGCAATGATAACAAAGGCGAGGAAACATGGATGGGTGTGGTTAGACGGGATCCAGAGCTCTTGAGTCCTACTGAAAGCATTCAAAGTAATACTTAGTACGATGTCTAAACGTTTATCAGAAACGAATCTTAAGTTGACAAATAAAGCATTTTCCATGCCCCCACACATGAACCCCCTTCGTCAAGGACGATTATATAAACTAAAATCGATACAGGAACAAGTCAAGGATTTCAACGGCGAACAATTCAGCCTGCGTCAAATTCTCAGTCAGTCGCGGAATGAAAACAATGAATGATATCTGCATCGCTTGCAGCCGCAAAAGTCTTGCGAAGGTGCTGTAAGTTGCTTTAGTTGAGTTCATGGAGATTTGATGGATAAGCCACAATGCTGAACAGACCATCCACTTACATGGAGACCATCAATTATTAAaaatcatcattgtcatcatcatcatcaccctTATTGTGTTTCGGCTTTTCATCAATCGAAAGCCTAGTTCTGTCCCGGGACCGCTTACAAAAGAGCAATGTCTCTTTCagtgacttaaaaaaaaaaaaaaaattggttactCTCCCTAATTAGAGCGAAGTCTGCGTTCACTCACCTCATTGCAGTCTGTGGTGCTGAATTCGAAGTAGACATTGGTCTTCTTCTGACAAGCCGAACCACTTGGACTTCTGGATCTACACTCCTTTGGTTCATAAGTGTACCTTCAAAATGTATTACGTAAGCGTCTGGCGTCTCGGCATCGTTTTGTAAATGTATTACGTCTTCATGACCTTCTCGGTGTCAAACGGTCAGAATCAACTAGTAGCTGGTATTTGTATTTATCCACAATTgtaaggaaataattttaatcCTAATTACTTGACTCGATTTTTTTCTTGACCcgttttgtaaaaatttatatcaaagaagaaaaacatttagttTACAATTCAATGTCAAGGAGGAAGTTTAACATTTGTTAGCCAAAAGCTGCAGTACCTACTATACAGCGGCCTTCAGTACCTCCATACATCTACTGCTTATGTTTcccaaaatatatttaaaagaTTTTACTCACCATCACCCCACGCAGCTTTGAGTACAACACTTATTAACCCCACAGCCACGGTAGCTGCCATAGTCGCTAAAGCGAATGCTGAAATGTAATGTTATAACTTTTTGTACCAGTTTCACAGTTCAGAGCTTAAAAAGAGTAATAGAAATGGCCTATGTATTCTCAAAAACAAACGATGTCTCTggttgttatttcttttattaaaaaataaatgttgtaaTGTCGGGTTTTTGAAAGGTTGGGGAGGAAGGAGTGGGAGACATGATTTGGCAGGTGTCCAATGAATCCTATGAGGTAAAGGTAGGCGAAGAAAAAATCTTATACAGATGGAGGGCATGAAGATTTTAACGACCTTCTATCCTTCCAACTTTTAGATTTCTTAGATGACTGAGCGACTTTAACATTGCAAAGATCCTACATGTCTACTCTGGCAAAATTCTAAAACCACAATGATAAATTCTGCCTATCACATGTAGacctattattttaaaaagtgatagctaattaaaaaaaaaaaaaacagctacaaaaacaaagcaacaacaacagaaaaacaatataCTTCCAACTATCACCATTTTGACATACTTGCTGGCATCTTTTAATCAACTGACGTTAGATCTGGTGTACTTCGCAGTCTTCAAAATTCTAAAAGCTACATAAAGACAGTATAACTTTAACAAATGAAGTAGTTATGAGAACAGCcagtagaaaaaaatacaatttaagtAGAGTGTTTGTTTTAGGGTATTAAAATAtgatagattaaaaaaatatatattcagaGGCGAAAATTTAAACAGAGGAATggggaaaattttaaaacctgGCAAACTGCAGGCAGTGATTGCATTCATGTTGTTTACAGAAGAATATACAAGCAAGCTTCCAAAGCATAATTTGCCGCTATAACCTCTGCGTgccaaaaaaagaagaaaataaataaataaaaataaaaataggtaAATTTAGGGCGGCAAACTTCTCAGCGCGTCTGAACTTTGAGCAAcgaagaaaacaatttgatgCAATCACAGCAGGAAACAGGGTAATTACACCCTTTTGAACAGGCTGTAACCCAAAGTtaacaactgtttttttttacaagcttACAGATAATgataagtaaacaaacaaacgaatgaatAAAGGTCTAACGGATCAAAAATTGCGCGAACAAACGTTCCCTTCTTGAACGGATTCCGAGAAATCCCTTCTGTATTGATGTCATTGCGACGAAAAAATGTAATTAGTAGAAAAGttagttaaaaagaaaaaaaatgaaacaacaaatgCGTATAGATTCAATATCAATGGTTTTACTGTGGCAGCCAGATTTCGCGGATTCATGGATTACTACATAACGttgataatttccttttcttcttctttttttaattgttattattaatatcatttttttcagtttaaaaagtGTAAGGGCGCAAATTGAATTAAGGTAGTAGGTGACAGTCAGTCTGAAGAAAATACTTGACATCATATGCATTAGTGAGGATAATATTTCATCTTGTATTTTTCCTGTTCATTTTcgctttattttttcctctgtttgttttccccttttttaacCTTCTCCACTATTTTGT is a window encoding:
- the LOC131769486 gene encoding protein mono-ADP-ribosyltransferase TIPARP-like, with amino-acid sequence MPATFALATMAATVAVGLISVVLKAAWGDGTLMNQRSVDPEVQVVRLVRRRPMSTSNSAPQTAMSNPKGQVIAVERTNLKKDTEEYRTVSERFHKTMPRRQASIVMVEKITNGHLLQKYERKCQEMREQRKPMRERWLFHGTTPDVIDAICTRNFDHRVYGKNGTRYGQGSYFAVDASYSNDFSKTKGYKTRYMFLVKVLTGEFIRGEEEFRRPPLKDPRNLAGDLYDSCVNDENSPKIFVIFDNEQCYPSYLIKYHLK